In Microcaecilia unicolor unplaced genomic scaffold, aMicUni1.1, whole genome shotgun sequence, a single genomic region encodes these proteins:
- the LOC115459249 gene encoding gamma-aminobutyric acid receptor subunit beta-2-like isoform X2 → MLRVRGKGYAGIWSFPLIIAVVCAQSVNDPSNMSLVKETVDRLLKGYDIRLRPDFGGPPVAVGMNIDIASIDMVSEVNMLSAVSSFLDFHYHFRLLGCGENK, encoded by the exons ATGCTGAGAGTCCGGGGAAAGGGTTACGCTGGAATTTGGTCATTCCCCTTAATCATAGCCGTAGTCTGTGCGCAAAG TGTCAATGACCCCAGCAATATGTCATTGGTTAAAGAGACTGTGGATAGATTATTGAAAGGATATGACATCCGTCTGAGGCCAGATTTTGGAG GTCCTCCTGTGGCTGTAGGCATGAACATTGACATTGCCAGTATTGATATGGTATCAGAAGTCAATATG CTATCTGCTGTCTCAAGCTTCCTTGacttccattaccattttcgtcTCCTTGGATGTGGTGAAAATAAATAG